From Pedobacter aquae:
ATTTAAACAGGCTAAATCGCCTCTGAAACAAGGTTTATTTCCATAAACTGAGCATGGCCTACAATATAATTCTTGTTGTATACAATTTTCTTCTGTTTGCCCAAAACCTAAAAAGCCTGCGTATGGATGCGTTGCTCCCCAAATTGAAATTACCTTAACACCTTTTAAGGAGGCTAAATGCATGCCAGAAGAATCCATGCTTATCATGATATCTAAATTTGAAATGAGTTTTAGCTCATCTTCAATTTTAATTTTACCAATGGTAGAAATGGTGTTTAAATATTTTTTTCCCATTTTTCTGCTACTTCTTTTTCCT
This genomic window contains:
- a CDS encoding glycosyltransferase family 9 protein, with protein sequence MGKKYLNTISTIGKIKIEDELKLISNLDIMISMDSSGMHLASLKGVKVISIWGATHPYAGFLGFGQTEENCIQQELYCRPCSVYGNKPCFRGDLACLNGIEPAVIIAKTIKTLNNV